Sequence from the Mycobacterium florentinum genome:
CGCCAGGCAAGTACCGTCCAAATCGCCTTCAAGACTTTGTGATTCGGGAGGCTGGTGGGCGTAGCGGGCGGAGATCGGCGTGCCCCGCCTCGAGTGGGAGTAGCCCGCGTCCGCCGCCAGCGCCCGGGCCAGGGTGGGGCGGCGGGTCACGGTGTCCCACGGCTGCAGGCCGGCCGCCGTGCTGTCCTGCGCCATCGGCGAGACCGCTGCGACGTTCGGCCGAGCGAGCAGCTCTCGGGTGCGCTTCAACGGCCCCAGCAGGCGGGCATCGGCGCGCAACAACAGTAGATCGGCTTCCGGCGGCGCGTGCTCGACCAGCATGTTGAACGCCGCTGCGAAGCCAACATTCGCCGATCCCGACACCCAGTGCACCGACGGGTACCGTGCGGCCAAGTCCTCGCGGTCGGTGGCCCAGACATAGACGGGCAGCTCCGGCAGGTGCTCGGTGACGCTGGCCAGGCACCGCTCGAGCGGCTCGGCGTCGTGCGCCACGATCAGCACCGCAAGCGTCCGTGTCGCCGGCAGCGCCGCTGTGCCGTCAACCGGGCGCTTCAGATATGCCCGGTCCACATCGTGGGTCATGCCGCCGACTGCTTCCCACGCAACGACGCCAATGCCGAGAAGGTGATCGGGCCGAACACCGCGCTGGTGGCCAGGTAGGCGGTCGCGGCGGCCAGCAGGACCAGGACCACCTGGTGACCCGAAAGCAGCAGTGTCACCAGGACGCTCGCGCCCGTCGGGATGAAGAGCCGCAGCACGAACATCACCGGCGTACGGTAACCGCAGTGCCGGTGCAGCCACCAGGTGGAGACCGCCATGTTGAACAGCTCCGTGCACACCAGCGCGACGCCGGGTCCAACGGCGCCGAACCGCCCGGCGAGTGCGAGGTTCAGCGCGACGTTGAGGGCAAGGGTGGCGACGGTCAGCCAGAACAGCACCCGCTGATGGTGGGAGGCGACCAACCCCTGCCCGAGCGTGCCGCCGACGAACCGAAGGGCTGCCGCGATGAACAACAACGCCAGCGTCGGCGTCCCGCGGGCGACGAAGGCCTGGTCGCCGAAGAACGCGATCAACGGCCCGGCCAGCAGGGTGCCGACGACCGCGATCGGGACCGCCGCGAAGTACATCAGCTCGACGCCGCGGCGCAGGAAGCCGGCGAACGCCGCGACGTCTCGCGCATACAGCTCGGTGCCCGTCGACAGCGTCGACTTGAGGAAGATAAGCGACACCACGATGGTGTTGAACGCGATGGTCAGGGCCAGCCCGTAGACGCCCACCTCGGAGTGGGTGCTCAGCAAGGACAGGATCACACCGTCGGCTCTGGTGTAGAGGATCCCGACCACCATGAATCCGATCAGCGGCAGGGTCTCGCGCAGCAGATCGACGGCCTCGCCGCGTGCGAAGACCGGGCGCACCGAGATGTGCCGCGTCGCGGCGATGCCCTGGATCAGCAATTGCACCGCGGGCGGGATGAGTTGGGCTACCGCGAACCAGACGACGTTCGCGTGCTGCGACACCAGGTAGGCGACCATGGCCAACGTGCCGGTCCGGGCCGTGACGTCGGAGATGGCCACCGCCGAAAAGCGAACGGTGGCAAGGAACACCGGCTCGAAGCGTGTCGTGATGGTCTGCAGCAGCAGCCCGCCGGACAGCACCACCAGCATCACGCGCACGTCGCGGTCGTGATAGACGAGCAACCCCGATCCGGCCGCCAGCAGCGCCAGCGGAACGCAATAGACCAGGGCCATACCGCTGTTGACCCGCACGAGGCGTTCGAGATCGCCGCGGCCGGAGGTCACCCGGCGCACGATCACAGTGGCGAAACCGAGATCGGCAAAGCTGGTCCACATCCCCACGAACGCGACCGCCATGGTGAGCAGGCCGTAGCGGCTGGGACCCAGATAGCGGGCGGTCATCGCCACCGACACCACCGAGGCAACCATCCCCAGCGCGCGACAGATCAGCTGGATGGAGAACGCGTGAGCCATCCGCCGGAGCGGCACTGACGGGACGACCGCACCGGGTGCCGTCGGCTCAGTCATGACTCCCTAGTATGCGCCGTGGCTGGTGAGAACGGCCTTCACGGTCTTGGCGATGATCATCAGGTCACCCGCCATCGACCAGTTGTCGACATAGGACAGATCCAACCGGACCGACTGCTCCCAGGACAGATCCGAGCGGCCGCTCACTTGCCACAGCCCGCTGACACCCGGTTTCACCAGCAGTCGGCGCGCGACGTCGCCGTCGTAGTTCTCGACCTCCCGGCGCAGCGGCGGCCGCGGCCCGACGACGCTCATGTCGCCCTTGATCACGTTGATGAACTGGGGCAGCTCGTCGATGCTGAAGCGGCGCAGAAGTCTGCCGACCGGCGTGACCCGGGGGTCGTTGCGGATCTTGAACAACATGCCGCCGGTGCTTTCGTTGTGCGCCAGCAGGTGCTCGATTTGCTTGTCGGCGCCGTCGGTCATGGTGCGGAACTTCAGCATCGTGAACGGGTTTCCGTCGATGCCGATGCGCTCGGACGGGTAGAAGACGGGCCCCCTGCTGGTCAGCTTGACGGCGATCGCCGCGACTATCAGCACCGGCGCGGTCGCGATCAGGGCGGCCAGCGCGAAGCAGAAGTCGAAGGCCTGCTTCTGAAAGCGCTGTGTCCCTTCATATTGCGGCTTCTCGACGTGCAGCAGGGGCAGGCCGGCGGTGAGCTGCAGGGTCAGTCGCGCTTCGGCGACGTCCATCACGCCGGGGGAGACCACCAGGTCGACGTCCTTGGTCTCCAACTGCCACATCAGCTCTCGGATCCCGCGGACACCGAAGTGCTCGGTCCGGGTGACCGCCACGGTGTCCGCACCGCACCGGTCGATCGCGGCCACGGCGTGGCTTTCGTCGCCCAGGATCGGGACCTCGCGGCCATCGACCACCAGGGTGTTGCCGCGCGACGGGCCGTATCCGGGAATGCAGACCCCGACCACGACGCAGCCCGCCCGGGGATTGCGGGCCAGTTCGTGCGCGAGGTGCGTGACCGCCTGCCGGTCGCCGACCGCCAGCACCTTGGTCTGGCACTGGCCGCGCGCCCGCAGGCTGCCGAGGTGTTGGCGCCACAGGCTGCGGCTGGCCAGCAAGCCGAGTGTGCCTGCGGGAAGCGCGATCGCCAGGTAACCACGGGCCAGGTCGACCTTGGCGAGCAGGGTGACCATGGCGATGATGCCGAAGGTCCAGAAGGACGCGCTGCCGATCCGCCGGTACTCGTCGATGCCCGCCCCGATGATGCGCGGAGACCGTGTCTGGAATACCGCCAGCGACGACAGCCACAGCGCCGCGAACAGGATCGAGAACATCGTCATCACCGGGCCCGAGTAGGCCGAGGTGCGGGCCGGGGATTCCCCGAACCGGACGAGTTGGGCGAGCATGACCGATCCCGACACGATCAGCGTGTCGCTGACCCGCAGCCGTCCCGCGTACAGGTTCTGCCAGCGCCGCACGACGGTGGCGCTGGGTACCGCCACCGACTGGGCGGCCAATGCCGAACCAGGAAGTCGACCACCCGGCAACGAGATCATCCCTGCTGGCTTTCGCTTATACGGTGGCTGGTTGGGGCGGAACGCCGTCGCGGACGGCGCCGGAGCCATTGGCATGATCATCGCGCGGCTTCCTTAGTTCGCACATGACGGGTAGGTCACCTGAAGAGCCGGCGCAATGGCGGCACCCCTCAGCATGATGCTGCGCTCACAACCGGCGCGGGCCGGGGCGCATACGCGGGCCAGCTCGCGTCCTCCTCGGAGATGACGGTGACTGGCAGCGGCCATTCGATTCCGAATTCCGCGTCGTTCCAACGCAATCCCTGTTCGTCGGCCACCTCGCGGTGGCTGCTGATCTGGTAGTTGACTTCGGTGTTGGCGGTCAGGGTCTGAAAGCCGTACGCGACGTAGGGCGGTAAGAACAGCGCCCGGTGATTGTCGGCGTTCAGCTCGACCATCATGTGATCGCCGAAAGTCTGTGCCTCGGGCCGAATGTCGACCACGGCGGTGGCAATGGCACCGCGGGTGCAGCGCACCAGCCTGGATTCGGCGTGCGGGGGCAATTGAAAGTGCAGACCCCGCACGGTGCCCCGGGTGTAGTTGAAGAGCACGTCGGTCTGGACGACCTTGAAAGTCAGGCCGTAGCGATTGAATTCGTCGGCGCAGAACGAACGTGACGAGAAGCCGCGGTGGTCCCGTTGCGGTTCGAGGTCGACGATCGTCACGCCGGCAACCTTCGTTGGCGTGTACTTCACGTAGCGCTCCTTCCGTATGGGGCGTTCATAGGAGGGCTTCTTACTTATCCGGCGGCGAACGGGCGGGCCATCGCGGTGGGGATGAGCCCGTAGCGAGGCACCGGGGGTGTGCGCGGTGCGGTGCCA
This genomic interval carries:
- a CDS encoding flippase, with amino-acid sequence MTEPTAPGAVVPSVPLRRMAHAFSIQLICRALGMVASVVSVAMTARYLGPSRYGLLTMAVAFVGMWTSFADLGFATVIVRRVTSGRGDLERLVRVNSGMALVYCVPLALLAAGSGLLVYHDRDVRVMLVVLSGGLLLQTITTRFEPVFLATVRFSAVAISDVTARTGTLAMVAYLVSQHANVVWFAVAQLIPPAVQLLIQGIAATRHISVRPVFARGEAVDLLRETLPLIGFMVVGILYTRADGVILSLLSTHSEVGVYGLALTIAFNTIVVSLIFLKSTLSTGTELYARDVAAFAGFLRRGVELMYFAAVPIAVVGTLLAGPLIAFFGDQAFVARGTPTLALLFIAAALRFVGGTLGQGLVASHHQRVLFWLTVATLALNVALNLALAGRFGAVGPGVALVCTELFNMAVSTWWLHRHCGYRTPVMFVLRLFIPTGASVLVTLLLSGHQVVLVLLAAATAYLATSAVFGPITFSALASLRGKQSAA
- a CDS encoding sugar transferase, which encodes MISLPGGRLPGSALAAQSVAVPSATVVRRWQNLYAGRLRVSDTLIVSGSVMLAQLVRFGESPARTSAYSGPVMTMFSILFAALWLSSLAVFQTRSPRIIGAGIDEYRRIGSASFWTFGIIAMVTLLAKVDLARGYLAIALPAGTLGLLASRSLWRQHLGSLRARGQCQTKVLAVGDRQAVTHLAHELARNPRAGCVVVGVCIPGYGPSRGNTLVVDGREVPILGDESHAVAAIDRCGADTVAVTRTEHFGVRGIRELMWQLETKDVDLVVSPGVMDVAEARLTLQLTAGLPLLHVEKPQYEGTQRFQKQAFDFCFALAALIATAPVLIVAAIAVKLTSRGPVFYPSERIGIDGNPFTMLKFRTMTDGADKQIEHLLAHNESTGGMLFKIRNDPRVTPVGRLLRRFSIDELPQFINVIKGDMSVVGPRPPLRREVENYDGDVARRLLVKPGVSGLWQVSGRSDLSWEQSVRLDLSYVDNWSMAGDLMIIAKTVKAVLTSHGAY
- a CDS encoding dTDP-4-dehydrorhamnose 3,5-epimerase family protein, producing the protein MKYTPTKVAGVTIVDLEPQRDHRGFSSRSFCADEFNRYGLTFKVVQTDVLFNYTRGTVRGLHFQLPPHAESRLVRCTRGAIATAVVDIRPEAQTFGDHMMVELNADNHRALFLPPYVAYGFQTLTANTEVNYQISSHREVADEQGLRWNDAEFGIEWPLPVTVISEEDASWPAYAPRPAPVVSAASC